CCCTGGGCGCGCCCACCTTCGGCCTCGCGCTGGAGGCGGCGCACCGGGCGCGCGAGGTAGGGGGCGCGTGGCACGCGGCCTACCCCCCGGTGCCGGTCACGCAGGCCCTCGCGGAACTGCGCGCGGCGCTGCCGGGACTGCGGCCCCTGCGCCCGGCCGGGGGTCCGCCTCAGCCCACGCGCTCCAGCACGTCGAGCCGGTAGCCTTGGTGTCCGTCGCCGTGGCGCTCGGCACGAACGTGGCGCAGCCCGGCCCCGACCCGGCGCAGCGCCGCCTCATGGACCGCGTCGCCGGTCTGGGGGTAGTCGTGGACATGCGGTGTCCAGTGGACCAGCAGCAGGGTCCCGCCGGGCGCGAGGCGCTCCAGCAGACCGTCCAGCGTCCGTTCGAGGTCCTCGGGCGAGAGGTAGTACAGCACCTCCGACAGCACGACGAGGTCGAAGGGGCCGCCGAGCGCCGCGAGGTCCTCGGGCAGGCGGCGGCGGGCGAAGGTGACCCTCGTCCCTTCCGGCTGCGCGGCGAGGCGGGCACGGGCGCGGCCCAGGGCCTTCTCGTTCACGTCCACGCTGAGAAGCGCGTCGGCCCGTACGGCGAGGCGGGCAGTCAGGACACCGATGGAACAGCCGACCTCCAGGGCGCGGCCGTAGTGGTCGCGGGGCAGGGCGGCCAGGGTGCGGGCGTACTTGGCCGCCTCGTAGGGGCTGGTCTCGAACTGCCAGGGATCGTCGCTGGCGGCGTAGACGTCCTCGAAATACCGGTCGGGCAGGGTCATGGCGTGCTCTCCTCGAAATACAGTTCGGGGCCGGCCAGCGCGCGGCGCACCATCTCGGGGGCGAGGGTGAAGCCGCCCGGATCGTCGGTCACGCGTCCCAGTTGCGTGGCGTGCGCGGCGACGGCGCGCGCCTTGGCGGCGTGGTGCCCCCCTACCTCCAGACTCCAGGCACGGGCCTCGGCAGGAGCGGGCCAGTCGGTGCCTGCGCCGCGTTCGGCCAGCCACACGGCGTAGCCCAGCACCCGCGCACCCGCGCA
The genomic region above belongs to Deinococcus gobiensis I-0 and contains:
- a CDS encoding class I SAM-dependent DNA methyltransferase, which translates into the protein MTLPDRYFEDVYAASDDPWQFETSPYEAAKYARTLAALPRDHYGRALEVGCSIGVLTARLAVRADALLSVDVNEKALGRARARLAAQPEGTRVTFARRRLPEDLAALGGPFDLVVLSEVLYYLSPEDLERTLDGLLERLAPGGTLLLVHWTPHVHDYPQTGDAVHEAALRRVGAGLRHVRAERHGDGHQGYRLDVLERVG